From the genome of Amycolatopsis sp. NBC_01488, one region includes:
- a CDS encoding ABC-F family ATP-binding cassette domain-containing protein, whose translation MSATLVAKDLAAGHGDRILFSGLDLVVAPGDVVGLVGVNGAGKSTLLRTLAGLAKPDDGEIRLNPPTATVGHLPQEPERREGESVRAFLARRTGVAAAQADLDAATEALTAEEAGADDRYAVALDRWLDLGGADLDERSAEVAADLGLAVDLDQPMTSLSGGQAARAGLASLLLSRYDVFLLDEPTNDLDLDGLARLERFVSGLRSATVLVSHDREFLARTVDRVVELDLVQQQVNVYGGGYEAYLEEREVARRHAREEYEEYADTKASLEARGRMQRAWMEKGVKNARRKQPDNDKAARKFRTEATEKQASKARQTDRMIERLDVVEEPRKEWELRMEIAAAPRAGAVVATLRGAVVRRGEFTLGPVDLQVDWADKVAITGANGSGKSTLLAALLGRVPLDVGSSALGPGVVVGEVDQARQLFLGDVPLASAFAQEVPELPDADVRTLLAKFGLKAAHVLRSAATLSPGERTRAALALLQARGVNLLVLDEPTNHLDLPAIEQLEAALDRYPGTLLLVTHDRRMLDAVHVTRRLEVDGGKVREL comes from the coding sequence ATGAGCGCAACCCTCGTCGCGAAGGACCTGGCCGCGGGCCACGGCGATCGCATCCTCTTCTCCGGCCTCGATCTCGTGGTCGCGCCCGGCGACGTCGTCGGCCTGGTCGGCGTCAACGGCGCCGGCAAGTCGACGCTCCTGCGGACGCTGGCCGGCCTGGCCAAACCGGACGACGGCGAGATCCGGCTGAACCCGCCGACGGCGACCGTCGGGCACCTGCCCCAGGAACCCGAGCGGCGCGAAGGCGAGTCGGTGCGCGCGTTCCTGGCTCGCCGCACCGGCGTGGCGGCGGCGCAGGCGGACCTCGACGCGGCGACCGAAGCGCTCACCGCGGAGGAAGCCGGCGCGGACGACCGCTACGCGGTGGCGCTCGACCGGTGGCTCGACCTGGGCGGCGCCGACCTCGACGAGCGGTCCGCCGAAGTCGCGGCCGACCTCGGGCTCGCCGTCGACCTGGACCAGCCGATGACGTCGCTGTCGGGCGGGCAGGCGGCCCGCGCCGGGCTCGCGTCGCTCTTGCTGAGCCGCTACGACGTCTTCCTGCTCGACGAGCCGACCAACGACCTCGACCTGGACGGCCTGGCCCGGCTGGAGCGGTTCGTGTCCGGGCTGCGCTCGGCGACCGTCCTGGTCAGCCACGACCGCGAGTTCCTGGCCCGGACCGTCGACCGCGTCGTCGAGCTGGACCTGGTGCAGCAGCAGGTGAACGTCTACGGCGGCGGCTACGAGGCGTACCTCGAGGAACGCGAGGTCGCGCGCCGGCACGCGCGCGAGGAGTACGAGGAGTACGCCGACACGAAGGCTTCGCTCGAAGCGCGCGGGCGGATGCAGCGGGCGTGGATGGAGAAGGGCGTCAAGAACGCCCGCCGGAAGCAGCCCGACAACGACAAGGCCGCCCGCAAATTCCGCACCGAGGCGACCGAGAAGCAGGCGTCGAAGGCCCGGCAGACCGACCGGATGATCGAGCGGCTGGACGTCGTCGAGGAGCCGCGCAAGGAGTGGGAGCTGCGGATGGAGATCGCCGCGGCCCCGCGGGCGGGCGCGGTGGTCGCCACCCTGCGCGGCGCGGTCGTCCGCCGCGGCGAGTTCACGCTCGGGCCGGTCGACCTGCAGGTCGACTGGGCGGACAAGGTCGCGATCACCGGCGCGAACGGCTCCGGGAAGTCGACGCTGCTCGCCGCGCTCCTCGGCCGGGTGCCGCTGGACGTGGGTTCTTCCGCGCTGGGCCCGGGTGTCGTGGTCGGCGAGGTCGACCAGGCCCGGCAGCTGTTCCTCGGTGACGTCCCGCTCGCTTCCGCGTTCGCGCAGGAGGTGCCGGAGCTGCCCGACGCCGACGTCCGGACGCTGCTGGCCAAGTTCGGGCTGAAGGCCGCCCACGTGCTGCGGTCCGCCGCGACGCTCTCACCGGGCGAACGGACGCGTGCGGCGTTGGCGCTGCTGCAGGCCCGCGGGGTGAACCTGCTGGTGCTGGACGAGCCGACCAACCACCTGGACCTCCCGGCGATCGAGCAGCTCGAGGCGGCGCTGGACAGGTACCCGGGGACGTTGCTGCTGGTGACGCACGACCGCCGGATGCTCGACGCCGTCCACGTCACCCGCCGGCTGGAGGTCGACGGTGGCAAGGTCCGCGAGCTGTGA
- a CDS encoding PaaX family transcriptional regulator → MGESGPPVTLGRRPKPREGRPAAPRPTVSRRREVSHASARSLLMTVLGEYSLPRDQPVWTSMLVEVLGILDIEEKSARQALARSAAEGWVVSERVGRRVRWSLTPPGRRLLTEGADRIYAFGREERPWNGQWLMLIVSVPEAKRDLRHRLRTRLTWAGFGSPVAGVWVSPDLSRQREAQQIVSELGLDAQAMSFAATYGEVGEQDTMVARSWDLTELKDRYEDFIDRFTGLHPTGGRAVLRAQTELVHEWRRFPFLDPQLPAELLPAKWSGTKAAELFHHKHVDWRPEAQQYWDDIVAAEEAG, encoded by the coding sequence ATGGGCGAATCCGGTCCCCCGGTCACTCTCGGCCGCAGGCCGAAACCGAGGGAAGGCCGCCCCGCCGCGCCCCGGCCCACGGTGAGCCGTCGCCGGGAGGTCAGCCACGCGAGCGCGCGGTCGCTGTTGATGACCGTGCTCGGCGAGTACTCGCTGCCGCGGGACCAGCCGGTCTGGACGTCGATGCTGGTCGAGGTGCTCGGCATCCTCGACATCGAGGAGAAGTCGGCGCGGCAGGCGCTGGCCCGCTCGGCCGCCGAGGGCTGGGTGGTCTCCGAGCGCGTCGGGCGCCGGGTGCGCTGGTCACTGACCCCGCCGGGCCGCCGGCTCCTCACCGAGGGCGCCGACCGGATCTACGCGTTCGGCCGCGAAGAGCGGCCCTGGAACGGGCAGTGGCTGATGCTCATCGTCTCCGTCCCGGAGGCCAAGCGCGACCTGCGGCACCGCCTGCGCACGCGGCTGACCTGGGCGGGCTTCGGCTCGCCCGTCGCCGGCGTGTGGGTCAGCCCGGACCTCAGCCGGCAGCGGGAGGCCCAGCAGATCGTCAGCGAACTCGGTCTGGACGCCCAGGCGATGTCCTTCGCCGCCACCTACGGCGAGGTCGGCGAGCAGGACACCATGGTCGCCCGCTCCTGGGACCTGACCGAGCTCAAGGACCGCTACGAGGACTTCATCGACCGGTTCACCGGCCTGCACCCCACCGGCGGCCGCGCGGTGCTGCGCGCGCAGACCGAGCTGGTGCACGAGTGGCGGCGGTTCCCGTTCCTCGACCCGCAGCTGCCCGCCGAGCTCCTGCCGGCGAAGTGGAGCGGGACGAAGGCGGCGGAACTGTTCCATCACAAACACGTCGACTGGCGCCCCGAGGCCCAGCAGTATTGGGACGACATCGTCGCCGCCGAAGAAGCAGGGTGA
- a CDS encoding enoyl-CoA hydratase/isomerase family protein, whose protein sequence is MTDQVRLDRDGGLAVLTIDAPPLNLYTASLQSSLASAIDSLEETPARALLIRAEGKIVSGGVDVSLFDAQGSPAEAKVLFDEMLAVPDRIAALPFPTVFAAHGLCLTWAFEVAVACDIVLAASRAKFGLVEKVVGLTPTMGGTQRLAARAGVGRAKEFVLTGDTYDAATLERWNVVNRVLPDEGFDDAARAFAQRLADGPTRAHAATKQVLDHFSTGGVPEANAHITSIAASLFETEDLRNAVKSFLADGPGKATFSGR, encoded by the coding sequence ATGACCGACCAGGTCCGCCTCGACCGTGACGGCGGCCTCGCCGTCCTGACGATCGACGCTCCGCCGTTGAACCTCTACACGGCCTCCCTGCAGTCTTCGCTGGCGTCGGCGATCGATTCCCTGGAAGAGACGCCCGCGCGAGCACTGCTGATCCGCGCCGAGGGCAAGATCGTCAGCGGCGGTGTGGACGTTTCGCTGTTCGACGCGCAGGGCTCGCCCGCCGAGGCCAAGGTGCTCTTCGACGAGATGCTCGCGGTGCCGGACCGGATCGCGGCGCTGCCCTTCCCGACGGTGTTCGCCGCCCACGGCCTGTGCCTGACCTGGGCGTTCGAGGTCGCCGTGGCGTGCGACATCGTCCTCGCCGCGTCACGCGCGAAGTTCGGGCTGGTCGAGAAGGTCGTGGGGCTGACGCCGACCATGGGCGGCACCCAGCGGCTCGCCGCCCGCGCGGGCGTCGGGCGCGCCAAGGAGTTCGTGCTGACCGGCGACACCTACGACGCCGCGACCCTCGAACGCTGGAACGTCGTCAACCGCGTCCTCCCCGACGAAGGCTTCGACGACGCGGCCCGCGCTTTCGCCCAGCGGCTGGCCGACGGCCCGACGCGCGCCCACGCGGCGACCAAGCAGGTCCTCGACCACTTCTCCACCGGGGGCGTTCCGGAAGCCAACGCGCACATCACTTCGATCGCCGCTTCGCTGTTCGAGACCGAGGACCTGCGCAACGCCGTGAAGTCGTTCCTCGCCGACGGACCCGGGAAAGCGACCTTCTCGGGCCGGTGA
- a CDS encoding alginate lyase family protein yields the protein MSRLRKVVTLAALVPLALGLVATPAPAAPATFTHPGVLVSRPQLDFVKAQVNAGAQPWKAAYDQTKSSGYASLSRTPKPRAVVECGPYSNPNNGCTDEREDAIAAYTDALIWYISGDARYAQKAIALMDAWSATITSHTNSNAPLQTGWAGSSWPRAAEIIKYTYPSWPNSGRFGTMLRTVYLNKVINGSNSNGNWELSMMEAAVGISVFLEDKANFDKAVTRYRNRVAAYVYLSSDGALPKTVPGSGLSTRDQIVSYWQGQATFVDGLTQETCRDFTHTGYGIAAIADVAETLHIQAQDVYGTDVGERLRQALGFQSKYQLGTAVPSWLCSGHLNLGLGPVTEVGFNALHTRLGIAMANTQTLTERQRPAGSNNLFVAWQTLTHAGNTA from the coding sequence ATGTCCCGCTTGAGAAAAGTCGTCACGCTCGCCGCACTGGTGCCCCTAGCCCTCGGCCTGGTCGCGACCCCGGCCCCCGCGGCACCGGCGACGTTCACCCACCCCGGCGTGCTGGTCAGCCGCCCGCAACTGGACTTCGTGAAGGCACAGGTGAACGCCGGCGCCCAGCCGTGGAAAGCCGCTTACGACCAGACCAAGTCGAGTGGGTACGCGTCGCTTTCGCGGACGCCGAAACCGCGCGCGGTCGTCGAATGCGGGCCGTATTCCAACCCGAACAACGGGTGTACCGACGAGCGGGAAGACGCGATCGCGGCGTACACGGACGCCCTGATCTGGTACATCTCCGGCGACGCCCGCTACGCGCAGAAAGCGATCGCGCTGATGGACGCGTGGTCGGCGACGATCACGAGTCACACCAACAGCAACGCGCCGCTGCAGACGGGCTGGGCGGGCTCGTCCTGGCCCCGCGCGGCGGAGATCATCAAGTACACGTACCCGAGCTGGCCCAATTCGGGCCGCTTCGGCACGATGCTGCGCACTGTGTACTTGAACAAAGTCATCAACGGCAGCAACAGCAACGGCAACTGGGAACTGTCCATGATGGAGGCCGCGGTCGGCATCTCGGTGTTCCTGGAGGACAAGGCGAACTTCGACAAGGCGGTGACCCGTTACCGCAACCGCGTCGCGGCATACGTGTACCTGTCTTCCGACGGCGCGCTCCCGAAGACGGTCCCCGGCAGCGGACTGTCCACGCGCGACCAGATCGTGAGCTACTGGCAGGGCCAGGCAACGTTCGTGGACGGCCTCACCCAGGAGACCTGCCGCGACTTCACCCACACGGGTTACGGCATCGCGGCGATAGCGGACGTGGCGGAGACGCTGCACATCCAGGCCCAGGACGTGTACGGAACGGACGTCGGCGAGCGCCTGCGCCAGGCGCTGGGGTTCCAGTCGAAGTACCAGCTGGGCACGGCGGTGCCGTCGTGGCTGTGTTCCGGTCACCTGAACCTCGGCTTGGGCCCGGTGACGGAGGTGGGCTTCAACGCGCTGCACACGCGCCTGGGCATCGCGATGGCGAACACGCAGACGTTGACGGAGCGCCAGCGCCCGGCGGGCTCGAACAACCTGTTCGTGGCGTGGCAGACGTTGACCCACGCCGGCAACACTGCGTGA